The following are encoded together in the Parabacteroides chongii genome:
- a CDS encoding HU family DNA-binding protein, whose product MNKQQLINELTLQTGFTRTTVQKVFESLTGIITNELKQGGEIRLQGFAILSRWHQPERPARNPKTGTPHTIPARFSVKLKPGKQLLDELNNTQTKNK is encoded by the coding sequence ATGAACAAGCAACAATTAATCAACGAACTGACCCTTCAGACAGGGTTCACTCGCACTACAGTCCAAAAGGTTTTCGAATCTTTAACCGGTATCATCACCAACGAACTGAAGCAAGGTGGAGAAATCCGCCTGCAGGGTTTCGCTATCCTTTCAAGATGGCATCAGCCCGAACGCCCGGCACGCAACCCCAAGACGGGTACCCCTCATACCATCCCCGCACGTTTCTCCGTAAAGCTGAAACCGGGAAAACAACTTCTTGATGAACTTAATAATACGCAAACTAAAAATAAATGA
- the gnd gene encoding decarboxylating NADP(+)-dependent phosphogluconate dehydrogenase, translating into MKKADIGLIGLAVMGENLALNMESKGFTVAVYNRSFPGEEGVVDRFVNGRGKGKNFIATHSIEELVDAVKCPRIIMMMIKAGAPVDEMIEQLLPHMSPGDVIIDGGNSDFHDTERRVKEVEAKGLYFVGSGISGGEEGALHGPSIMPGGSPEAWPIVKDILQSIAAKLDDGKPCCQWIGEGGAGHFVKMVHNGIEYGDMQLISEAYSLLKNRKGLDNDEMSVVFEEWNKGELDSFLIEITTNILRFRDEDGKPLLDKILDVAGQKGTGKWSAIAAMDENDPLTLITEAVYARMLSALSDEREKASGLYPEPVQLGENLYVEEIRQALYAAKLISYAQGFSLIRRASERYGWKLDFGTIAQIWRKGCIIRSVFLQKITEAYRKNPELENLLFDDFFRTKIQSALPSWRKVVAEGALSGVALPAMSSALSYFDGLRTQSSAANLIQAQRDYFGAHTYERTDRDRGIFFHTNWTGEGGNTVSGTYTV; encoded by the coding sequence ATGAAGAAAGCTGATATCGGACTGATTGGTCTCGCCGTGATGGGTGAGAACCTGGCTCTAAATATGGAAAGCAAAGGTTTTACCGTTGCAGTATATAACCGTAGTTTCCCCGGCGAAGAAGGAGTGGTGGACCGCTTCGTGAACGGCCGTGGAAAAGGAAAGAATTTTATCGCTACCCATTCGATCGAAGAACTGGTGGATGCCGTGAAGTGTCCCCGCATCATTATGATGATGATCAAGGCCGGTGCTCCGGTCGACGAAATGATCGAACAGCTCTTGCCTCATATGTCGCCCGGCGACGTGATCATCGACGGCGGCAACTCCGACTTCCATGATACGGAACGACGTGTGAAAGAGGTGGAAGCCAAAGGTCTGTATTTTGTCGGATCAGGTATTTCGGGAGGTGAGGAAGGTGCCTTGCACGGCCCGTCTATCATGCCCGGAGGTTCTCCCGAAGCATGGCCCATCGTAAAGGATATTTTACAGAGTATCGCAGCCAAGCTGGATGACGGTAAGCCTTGTTGCCAATGGATCGGCGAAGGCGGTGCCGGGCACTTTGTCAAGATGGTGCACAACGGCATCGAGTACGGTGACATGCAGCTGATCTCCGAAGCCTATTCCCTGTTGAAGAACCGGAAAGGCCTGGACAATGATGAAATGTCCGTCGTCTTTGAAGAATGGAACAAGGGCGAACTGGATAGTTTCCTGATCGAGATCACCACGAACATACTCCGCTTCCGCGACGAAGACGGCAAGCCGTTGCTGGATAAGATACTCGACGTTGCCGGCCAGAAAGGAACGGGAAAATGGAGTGCCATCGCCGCGATGGACGAGAACGATCCGTTGACGCTGATTACCGAGGCCGTGTACGCCCGTATGCTGTCCGCCCTCTCTGACGAACGCGAAAAGGCTTCCGGCTTGTATCCGGAACCGGTGCAGTTGGGTGAAAACTTGTACGTGGAAGAGATACGCCAGGCGTTGTATGCTGCCAAGCTGATCTCTTATGCGCAGGGATTCTCCCTGATTCGCCGTGCTTCCGAACGTTATGGCTGGAAACTGGATTTCGGGACGATCGCACAGATCTGGCGTAAGGGTTGCATCATCCGTTCCGTCTTTCTGCAGAAGATCACGGAGGCTTACCGGAAGAATCCGGAACTCGAAAACCTGTTGTTCGACGATTTCTTCCGCACCAAGATACAGTCTGCTTTACCTTCCTGGCGTAAAGTCGTTGCGGAAGGTGCCCTGAGCGGTGTCGCCCTGCCGGCCATGAGTTCCGCCCTGAGTTATTTCGACGGGTTGCGTACCCAGAGCTCGGCAGCCAACCTGATACAGGCGCAGCGTGACTATTTCGGTGCTCACACGTATGAACGGACAGACCGCGACCGTGGTATTTTCTTCCACACCAACTGGACGGGCGAAGGGGGTAATACGGTTTCAGGAACCTATACAGTTTAA
- the zwf gene encoding glucose-6-phosphate dehydrogenase — protein sequence MKRANDQLLVIFGASGDLTGRKLLPALFELFIGDMLPEHFAILGAARTAFTDDEFRAEQRKHILEARGNKETNSADLDRFLQILFYLAFDSTKSAEYVKLKDRVRLLLQQENIPDRIMYYLATPPLMYELVPKYLQENGMNVAESEDGWRRVIVEKPFGTSLETAQELNKHLCRIFDENEIYRIDHYLGKETVQNILVLRFSNGIFEPLWNRNYVDSVEISASETLGVENRGKYYDGAGALRDMIQNHLMQLMAFAAMESPAVFDPEPIRDEIVKVFRAIRPYTIREINEQVVRGQYDGYREEKNVAPDSNTETYVGMKFFIDNWRWSGVPFYFFTGKKLPEKSSEIVIHFKSTPHQLFAGQCSGSSCNKLVIRIQPDESITLRFGLKMPGAGFTVKQVGMEFRYDSLSKTHLPDAYERLLLDAMLGDSTLYARSDALEASWRFIDPILHHWKEEGSKNLFFYEPGQNGPLERMMLGAGLAGDSCDSCG from the coding sequence ATGAAAAGAGCAAACGATCAACTACTTGTTATTTTCGGGGCATCGGGCGACCTGACGGGCCGCAAGTTGCTGCCCGCACTTTTTGAATTGTTCATCGGCGATATGTTGCCCGAACATTTTGCCATACTGGGAGCTGCACGTACAGCGTTTACGGATGATGAGTTCCGTGCCGAACAACGTAAACATATCCTGGAAGCACGGGGAAATAAGGAAACAAACAGCGCAGATCTGGATAGATTCCTCCAGATACTGTTCTACCTGGCATTCGATTCGACCAAATCCGCCGAATATGTGAAACTGAAAGACCGTGTGCGCCTGTTGCTGCAACAGGAGAATATCCCGGACAGGATCATGTATTATCTGGCTACACCGCCGCTGATGTACGAGCTGGTACCGAAGTACCTGCAGGAAAACGGCATGAACGTGGCGGAATCGGAAGACGGCTGGCGTCGCGTGATCGTCGAGAAGCCTTTCGGTACAAGCCTGGAGACGGCGCAGGAGTTGAACAAGCATCTCTGCCGCATCTTCGACGAGAACGAGATTTACCGTATCGACCATTACCTGGGCAAGGAGACGGTGCAGAACATCCTGGTACTCCGTTTCTCCAACGGTATTTTCGAACCGTTATGGAACCGTAATTATGTCGATTCGGTGGAGATCAGCGCATCCGAAACACTGGGCGTGGAGAACCGCGGTAAATACTATGACGGGGCAGGGGCCCTGCGTGATATGATTCAGAATCACCTCATGCAACTGATGGCGTTTGCCGCTATGGAATCGCCCGCCGTGTTCGATCCTGAACCTATCCGCGACGAGATCGTGAAGGTCTTCCGTGCCATCCGTCCCTATACGATCCGCGAGATCAACGAACAGGTGGTCCGCGGGCAGTACGACGGCTATCGTGAAGAGAAGAATGTCGCGCCGGATTCGAATACGGAAACCTATGTCGGCATGAAGTTCTTCATCGACAATTGGCGTTGGAGCGGTGTGCCGTTCTACTTCTTTACAGGGAAGAAACTGCCGGAGAAGTCGTCGGAGATCGTTATCCATTTCAAATCGACACCCCATCAGCTTTTTGCCGGACAATGCTCGGGCAGTTCATGTAACAAGCTGGTGATCCGTATCCAGCCGGACGAGAGTATCACGCTGCGTTTCGGCCTGAAGATGCCGGGTGCCGGATTCACTGTGAAGCAGGTAGGGATGGAATTCCGCTACGATTCCCTGTCAAAGACCCATTTGCCGGATGCTTACGAGCGTCTGTTGCTGGATGCCATGCTGGGCGATTCGACCTTGTATGCACGTAGCGACGCTTTGGAAGCCAGCTGGCGCTTTATCGACCCGATCCTGCATCACTGGAAAGAGGAAGGTTCTAAGAATCTCTTCTTCTACGAACCGGGACAGAACGGGCCATTGGAAAGAATGATGTTAGGCGCAGGTTTGGCAGGAGACTCCTGCGATTCCTGCGGTTAA
- a CDS encoding AraC family transcriptional regulator — MNLSFENSKIKGKVVLSDSLHESPALLKDKSLYKFIWVLSGRLELDVDHQSVVLEAGQLMTLSHLHHLEFVRVEGEYLSLLFNGNFYCIHGNDHEVSCNGLLFHGSSHVVIFDLSDDERRKIDTLTGIMREEFESRDHLQEEMLRVLLKRFIILCTRIVGNRQGMRQENSMQFETIRKFYVLVDTWFKEKKQVQEYADMLNKSPKTLANLLSTYQQPSAIRIIHNRIQAEAERLLLYSSKSSKEIALMLGFEDQATFSRFFKNATGMSATEYRKKNKIIKE, encoded by the coding sequence ATGAATTTATCATTTGAGAACAGCAAGATAAAAGGGAAAGTCGTTTTATCGGATTCGTTGCATGAAAGTCCGGCATTGTTGAAGGACAAGTCTTTGTATAAGTTTATTTGGGTGCTGTCAGGACGATTGGAGCTGGATGTCGATCATCAGTCGGTCGTACTGGAAGCCGGCCAGTTGATGACTTTATCGCATCTGCATCATCTGGAGTTTGTCCGGGTGGAGGGCGAATATCTCTCGCTGTTGTTCAATGGTAATTTCTACTGTATCCATGGCAACGACCATGAGGTGTCGTGCAACGGACTGTTGTTTCATGGTTCCTCGCATGTGGTGATTTTCGATCTCTCCGACGACGAGAGGCGGAAGATCGATACCTTAACGGGCATCATGCGCGAGGAGTTTGAAAGCCGCGACCATCTGCAGGAAGAGATGCTCCGTGTGTTGCTGAAACGCTTCATTATATTATGTACACGTATCGTAGGGAACCGGCAGGGGATGAGACAGGAAAACAGCATGCAGTTTGAGACGATCCGTAAGTTTTATGTCCTGGTCGATACCTGGTTCAAGGAAAAGAAGCAGGTGCAGGAATATGCCGATATGCTGAACAAATCGCCGAAGACATTGGCAAACCTCCTTTCCACCTACCAGCAACCCTCTGCCATACGCATCATCCACAACCGCATTCAGGCAGAAGCCGAACGCCTGTTACTCTACTCCTCCAAAAGCTCCAAAGAGATCGCCCTGATGCTGGGCTTCGAAGACCAGGCCACCTTCAGCCGCTTCTTCAAGAACGCAACCGGAATGAGTGCAACCGAGTACAGGAAGAAGAATAAGATTATTAAAGAATAG
- a CDS encoding type II toxin-antitoxin system RelE/ParE family toxin: MAMTNLYEIEWSNQAIHNFEEIVGYLSNSWNEKVVKDFVRSVDRAVTHITMFPYAFPATSYKQGVRRYVLSDINTIYYVVKKDIINIVAIGDNRRDPVRLKEML, translated from the coding sequence ATGGCTATGACTAATCTTTATGAAATAGAATGGTCTAACCAGGCAATCCATAACTTTGAAGAGATCGTTGGATATCTTTCAAACAGCTGGAATGAAAAAGTTGTGAAAGATTTCGTTCGTTCTGTCGACAGGGCAGTTACTCATATAACTATGTTCCCATATGCTTTTCCGGCTACTTCTTACAAACAGGGAGTAAGGCGTTACGTGTTATCGGATATCAATACAATTTATTATGTCGTAAAAAAGGATATTATCAATATAGTGGCTATCGGTGATAATCGACGTGATCCTGTACGCTTGAAAGAAATGTTATGA
- a CDS encoding helix-turn-helix domain-containing protein, with amino-acid sequence MKTERILPVDLYNSVSTPELKLESSLKILYVKEGDDDKLLPLDSGTLAVICTGGSFRCQALHHAYEVTPGQLLLLASDDVTEVKPFHDTGFIGIIIYVSEELLINRQRLVYRDIPSDEVEETRIYLRLIESQIEQMKEMRAKVVESLLRALIINLQQGKTIVDVPKTENSLFFQQFATLISRYHHSPAYFYAEKLGITSQELNIRCKQGAGISAAEWISEFVLLEAKDLLSKTRLRPSQIATMLGFANHDTFSRWFRRHTGEIPTEWR; translated from the coding sequence ATGAAAACAGAAAGAATCTTACCTGTGGATCTTTATAATTCCGTGTCGACGCCGGAGCTGAAGCTTGAAAGTTCGCTGAAGATCCTCTATGTGAAAGAGGGAGACGATGATAAATTGCTACCGTTGGATTCGGGAACGCTGGCAGTAATCTGTACCGGAGGCAGTTTTCGTTGCCAGGCACTGCACCACGCGTATGAGGTGACACCCGGACAACTCCTTCTGCTGGCGAGCGATGATGTGACGGAGGTAAAGCCTTTTCATGATACCGGATTTATAGGGATCATTATTTATGTTTCGGAAGAGTTGCTGATCAACCGCCAACGTCTCGTCTACCGCGATATCCCCTCGGACGAGGTCGAGGAAACACGCATTTATCTGCGCCTGATCGAATCGCAGATCGAGCAGATGAAAGAGATGCGTGCGAAGGTGGTCGAATCGTTGCTCCGGGCTCTAATCATAAACTTACAGCAGGGAAAAACGATCGTCGACGTGCCGAAAACAGAAAATTCACTCTTTTTTCAACAATTTGCGACCTTAATTAGCAGATATCACCATTCTCCTGCGTACTTTTACGCGGAGAAACTAGGGATCACCTCGCAGGAACTGAATATCCGGTGTAAACAAGGTGCCGGAATATCCGCTGCCGAGTGGATCAGCGAGTTCGTATTGCTGGAAGCAAAAGACCTGTTATCGAAGACCCGTCTGCGTCCTTCGCAGATCGCCACGATGCTGGGCTTTGCCAACCACGATACTTTTTCGCGCTGGTTCCGCAGGCATACGGGCGAGATCCCTACCGAATGGAGGTAA
- a CDS encoding FAD-dependent oxidoreductase: MKKYDAIIIGFGKAGKTLAAELGNRGWNVAIIERSSGMYGGTCINIGCIPTKRLVHISKVISYRKPSSFEQYAEEFRQAIAGKRELTSLLRKKNFDNLDSKDTVTVYTGIASFRSPYEIEVKAGNETLLLEGKKIFINTGASTIIPPIKGIEGNPFVYTSTSIMELDKLPRRLVIVGGGYIGLEFASMFAGFGSEVIVLEGGDKFIAREDRDIADAVKTVLEKKGITIRLNASVQSIEHNGSGAVITYKEKEGNEVQLPADAVLLATGRRPNTTDLHPEAAGIKISDRGAVIVDDHLRTNVPNIWAMGDVTGGLQFTYISLDDYRVIKDQLFGNGRRTKDDRVAVAYSVFIDPPLSRIGMGEEEALRSGRKISIARMPAAAFPRTRTFEQTDGLLKAIVDTETGEILGCTLFCAESTEVINTVSLAIRAGKDYTFLRDSIYTHPSMSESLNDLFALIK; this comes from the coding sequence ATGAAAAAGTATGATGCAATTATCATTGGGTTTGGTAAAGCCGGTAAAACACTTGCCGCAGAGTTGGGAAACAGAGGCTGGAATGTCGCTATTATCGAGCGTTCGTCCGGTATGTACGGAGGAACCTGTATCAATATCGGTTGTATCCCGACGAAAAGGCTGGTGCATATTTCGAAAGTCATTTCCTACCGCAAACCTTCTTCCTTCGAACAGTATGCCGAAGAGTTCCGCCAGGCGATTGCCGGGAAAAGGGAACTGACCTCGCTGCTGCGTAAAAAGAATTTCGACAACCTCGACTCAAAAGATACCGTGACTGTCTATACAGGCATCGCCTCTTTCCGTTCTCCTTACGAAATAGAAGTAAAAGCAGGTAACGAAACCCTCCTCCTGGAAGGTAAAAAGATATTTATAAATACGGGAGCATCTACCATCATCCCGCCCATCAAAGGTATAGAAGGAAATCCGTTTGTCTACACCAGTACCTCGATCATGGAACTGGACAAACTACCCCGCCGGCTGGTGATTGTAGGCGGCGGTTATATCGGCCTGGAATTCGCCTCCATGTTTGCCGGTTTCGGTTCGGAAGTGATCGTGCTGGAAGGGGGAGACAAGTTCATTGCCCGCGAAGACCGCGACATTGCCGATGCGGTAAAAACGGTACTCGAAAAGAAAGGAATCACCATCCGTCTGAACGCTTCGGTACAGTCGATTGAACACAATGGCTCCGGAGCTGTTATAACATATAAAGAGAAAGAAGGGAACGAAGTACAACTTCCCGCCGACGCTGTGCTGCTGGCAACCGGACGCCGTCCGAACACCACAGACCTGCATCCGGAAGCTGCGGGGATAAAGATCTCCGACCGGGGAGCCGTCATCGTGGACGACCATCTGCGCACCAATGTCCCGAATATCTGGGCAATGGGCGATGTGACGGGCGGTCTTCAATTTACCTACATCTCTCTGGACGATTATCGTGTGATAAAAGACCAGCTGTTCGGTAACGGACGGCGAACGAAGGATGACCGTGTGGCGGTTGCCTATTCCGTATTCATCGATCCCCCGCTATCACGCATCGGGATGGGAGAGGAAGAGGCGCTGCGTTCCGGAAGGAAAATAAGCATTGCACGGATGCCGGCTGCTGCATTCCCGCGGACACGTACCTTCGAACAGACGGACGGACTGCTGAAAGCGATCGTCGATACGGAAACAGGCGAGATACTGGGATGTACCCTTTTCTGTGCCGAGTCGACCGAGGTGATCAACACCGTATCGCTGGCCATACGTGCCGGAAAAGACTATACATTCCTTCGGGACAGCATTTATACGCACCCGTCGATGAGTGAATCGTTGAACGATTTGTTTGCATTAATAAAATAA
- a CDS encoding GLUG motif-containing protein, which yields MKKNLHLISYRLLITIAFLCFFSKGIKAEDTSPDTWENLASAPANWSTSFTEISISSATELAWVAKMVNDNEDTGDSSKKGFEGVTITLTQDIDLANHNWIPIGEKWADAKTTRPFKGTFDGGGHTISNMKIVSDCSAGLFGQIDHATIKDIKLTNCCIKKGSNTSSNKDIYAGCIAGASISSTIENCHAQGTISYTGEAAVYVGGITGKNASTDNTQAIIKDCDFEGKFDYQLTLTPYGGSKSGYVGGIAGTNNASTKTDGCITNCHAKITAEVIQAAVGGITTSNRGVIEGCSAEGSINVTLDGTTSVVGGIVSENVKPLNSNPEYTIKKCTSSCDIIFIYKLKSSNYNVSVGGIAGTHNIGGAPTVPPITDCTTSGTISVKLIEDQSSGNNLSNNLCTAGGIAGYSKAAILNCESSAKVSATTDLPNTEAYAAGIAGILLKAPMSNCVASGTVTTNGVVSYCGGIAGQCSNTIKNCISTATVISRGNTNSVGGLAGYNTHTIQDCYSTGDITSTGNTNSVGGIVGNNENEIKNCYATGKVTADYIDGTNKLKSTDPRGHVGGIAGISTQSIENCLALNTGGITYNDGTTPGRIVGYQDQTTLTNNSAHKDIPTGWETNQTDNNGSNWDGSTFPFKSSDAWDFSNPNQLPSLKKIDESGSYTQDQIEGQPIIPIASLVDYTITFDAPEHGQLTVTDQSANSIKSGDKVQGGTVLTITATPEDTYQLDGIMVNGNSSGTTLTVLKDVTISASFSKKLHTVIINNPDHGTITVVDQASKTINSSDQVPEGSVLTITATPEDNYKLDGITVNGSSSGTTLTVLKDVTISATFSKIPKPEPDPTPVPPVYHTVTLPAVERATTDPVAGEYEVEAWDSFRFYLTLDEAYDQSSPIVTTDRGETITPRASDGAYIIKYVRQPIVIHIDGIVRNADPVANETISTNETTVRAEGAYLHLHTSKPETVFIYTFYGALLKRYPALSGDKTVRLPQGNYIVIAGEKRFKIQTGK from the coding sequence ATGAAAAAGAATTTACATCTTATCTCGTATCGTCTGTTAATAACGATAGCGTTTCTATGTTTCTTCTCCAAAGGGATAAAGGCAGAAGATACCTCACCGGACACATGGGAAAACCTGGCAAGCGCACCTGCGAACTGGAGTACTTCTTTTACTGAGATTAGCATATCTTCCGCAACCGAATTAGCTTGGGTGGCAAAAATGGTAAACGACAATGAAGATACCGGAGATTCCAGTAAAAAAGGGTTTGAAGGAGTGACGATAACACTCACCCAAGATATTGACTTGGCTAATCATAATTGGATACCGATAGGAGAAAAATGGGCGGATGCCAAAACTACTAGACCTTTCAAAGGCACTTTTGATGGAGGCGGCCATACCATATCGAATATGAAGATTGTCTCCGATTGCTCAGCGGGACTCTTTGGGCAAATAGATCATGCAACAATAAAGGATATCAAGTTAACAAACTGCTGTATTAAAAAAGGCAGCAATACCTCTTCTAATAAAGACATTTATGCCGGATGTATAGCTGGTGCAAGCATTTCCTCTACAATTGAAAATTGTCACGCTCAAGGGACAATCAGCTATACAGGGGAAGCTGCAGTGTATGTAGGTGGTATAACCGGTAAAAACGCATCAACTGACAACACACAAGCAATCATTAAAGACTGCGACTTTGAAGGAAAGTTCGATTACCAGCTTACGCTAACTCCCTATGGAGGCAGTAAATCCGGCTATGTCGGTGGAATAGCCGGAACGAACAATGCATCTACCAAAACAGACGGTTGCATCACAAACTGTCATGCCAAGATAACAGCCGAGGTAATTCAAGCTGCAGTCGGAGGTATTACAACAAGTAATAGAGGTGTCATAGAAGGATGCAGTGCAGAAGGATCTATAAATGTCACTCTTGATGGAACAACTAGTGTCGTTGGTGGAATTGTCTCGGAAAATGTAAAACCTTTAAACTCGAATCCTGAATACACAATAAAGAAGTGTACTTCTTCCTGTGATATAATATTTATATATAAACTAAAATCAAGTAACTACAATGTCTCAGTCGGTGGCATTGCAGGAACTCATAACATAGGAGGAGCTCCCACCGTTCCTCCCATAACCGATTGTACTACATCCGGAACAATTTCTGTAAAATTAATAGAGGATCAATCTTCGGGTAATAATTTAAGTAATAATTTATGTACCGCCGGAGGTATCGCCGGATACAGTAAAGCTGCAATTCTGAATTGCGAATCGTCAGCCAAGGTTTCAGCAACAACTGATTTACCTAACACAGAAGCATATGCTGCCGGTATTGCAGGCATTCTTTTAAAAGCCCCTATGAGTAATTGTGTAGCATCAGGTACTGTTACAACGAATGGAGTTGTTTCTTACTGCGGTGGAATTGCCGGACAATGTTCCAATACTATTAAAAACTGCATTTCTACCGCTACTGTCATTTCTAGAGGAAACACGAATTCTGTGGGTGGTCTTGCCGGATATAATACTCATACGATACAAGATTGTTACTCAACAGGAGATATCACATCAACCGGCAATACAAATAGTGTCGGAGGAATTGTTGGCAATAATGAAAACGAAATAAAAAATTGTTACGCCACAGGCAAGGTAACTGCAGATTATATTGATGGAACAAATAAGCTAAAATCGACAGATCCCCGTGGACATGTCGGAGGTATTGCCGGAATAAGTACACAATCGATCGAAAACTGCCTGGCACTTAACACCGGAGGTATTACATACAACGATGGCACAACACCCGGACGCATTGTAGGGTATCAAGATCAAACTACTTTAACGAACAACTCCGCTCATAAAGATATACCGACTGGATGGGAAACCAACCAAACTGATAACAACGGTAGCAACTGGGATGGATCTACTTTTCCTTTCAAATCATCCGATGCTTGGGATTTCAGTAATCCGAATCAACTGCCTAGTCTAAAAAAGATCGACGAAAGCGGTAGTTACACACAGGATCAAATAGAAGGACAGCCCATTATCCCCATCGCAAGTCTGGTAGATTACACGATCACATTCGATGCCCCGGAGCATGGTCAATTAACCGTTACCGACCAGTCTGCCAATTCTATAAAATCCGGAGATAAGGTACAAGGCGGAACCGTACTTACCATCACTGCCACCCCAGAGGATACTTACCAGCTGGACGGGATAATGGTAAATGGCAATTCTTCCGGAACTACATTGACTGTATTGAAAGATGTCACAATCTCTGCTTCCTTCAGTAAAAAACTTCATACCGTCATTATCAACAATCCGGATCACGGAACGATCACAGTTGTCGATCAAGCTTCAAAGACAATAAACTCAAGTGATCAAGTGCCGGAAGGAAGCGTACTTACCATTACTGCCACGCCCGAGGATAATTATAAACTGGACGGGATAACGGTAAATGGCAGTTCTTCCGGAACTACATTGACTGTATTGAAAGATGTCACAATCTCTGCTACCTTCAGTAAAATCCCGAAGCCCGAACCCGATCCAACACCCGTTCCTCCGGTCTACCATACCGTCACCCTCCCCGCTGTGGAAAGAGCGACCACCGACCCTGTCGCCGGCGAGTACGAAGTGGAAGCCTGGGACAGTTTCCGTTTCTACCTGACATTGGATGAAGCATACGACCAGTCCTCTCCCATCGTCACCACCGACCGGGGCGAAACGATCACCCCACGTGCGAGCGACGGTGCATACATTATCAAATATGTACGCCAGCCCATCGTCATCCATATCGACGGCATCGTCCGCAACGCCGATCCGGTAGCCAACGAAACGATCAGCACAAACGAGACAACTGTCCGTGCAGAAGGCGCTTATCTGCATCTTCACACGTCGAAACCCGAAACGGTATTTATCTACACGTTCTACGGAGCATTACTGAAAAGATACCCTGCCCTGTCAGGCGACAAGACCGTCCGGTTGCCGCAAGGTAATTATATAGTCATAGCCGGAGAGAAACGGTTTAAAATACAAACGGGAAAATAA
- the pgl gene encoding 6-phosphogluconolactonase, whose amino-acid sequence MKIENYKDNKDALRALTSQLMDYMARKEEQTPFNLALSGGETAKQMFALWADEYKDKIDWENMRFFWVDERCVPPTDAESNFGHANKLLFEPLQIPKDHIHRIHGEGEPGTEAMRYSRIVKEYLPRHGQFPYFDCIILGIGGDSHTASIFPDNLPLLTDSRNYAVSQHPESGQFRITMTGPLILNGSPLLVPVLGKGKAAAIEELKQGYSATNATPAAYILSHAVDSIVYTTL is encoded by the coding sequence ATGAAAATAGAGAATTACAAAGACAATAAGGATGCTTTGCGGGCTTTGACCAGCCAATTGATGGATTATATGGCCCGTAAAGAAGAGCAGACGCCGTTCAACCTGGCTTTGTCGGGTGGCGAGACGGCCAAACAGATGTTTGCTCTATGGGCGGATGAGTATAAAGATAAGATCGACTGGGAGAACATGCGTTTCTTCTGGGTGGACGAGCGTTGTGTGCCGCCGACAGATGCGGAGAGTAATTTCGGGCATGCGAACAAGTTATTGTTCGAACCCCTGCAGATACCTAAAGATCATATTCACCGGATCCACGGTGAAGGAGAGCCCGGCACGGAGGCGATGCGTTATTCGCGTATCGTGAAGGAATATCTGCCCCGTCACGGGCAGTTCCCGTATTTCGATTGTATCATCCTGGGGATAGGAGGCGATTCGCATACGGCATCCATCTTCCCGGATAATCTGCCGTTGCTGACGGACAGCCGGAATTATGCCGTATCGCAGCATCCGGAATCGGGACAGTTCCGTATTACGATGACGGGCCCGCTTATCCTGAACGGTTCGCCGCTGCTTGTCCCTGTGTTGGGTAAAGGCAAGGCGGCTGCGATAGAGGAATTGAAGCAGGGCTATTCGGCTACGAATGCAACGCCGGCTGCGTATATCTTGTCGCATGCGGTAGATTCGATCGTTTATACGACATTGTGA